The genome window TTACATGATATATTTGGGATGCTTGGACAGCACATTGGGAAAATTATCTTCGGAGTGATTATCATTGTAGCCATTACGTTAGGTATTCGTTTTCGTAAAAAATTAAAGCGTGTGTTTGTACAAAGTATAAGTTAATACGAAATTCATTCTGTTCAAAATCAAAAAGAGTCACTCACTAATAAATTCTGTAATTCGTTATACGCCGAAAAGACGGAGTCTGATTGAAGACTTCGTCTTTGTTTGTATATGGCATGAAGCGTTTCGATTCCTTTTATCGTACGTGTGGCATGACGAAGACCTTGAAATCCTAAGGAATGAGCGAAACGGCGCTTCACGTGTCGATGATCTTGCTCAATGAGATTATTGAGATATTTTGTTGTACGACGAAAGGTATTTTTGTAAAAGTCTATCCTCTTTAATTTTTTAAATGCGCAAATTAAAGAAGGTGCCTTATCTGTAGTCAGAACCGTTGGTTCTCCATAAGTTCGAACCAATCTTTTCATAAAAGAATATGCCGCTTGTGTATCTCTCTTTTTACGCAGTTGAATATCAAGCGTTTGCCCCTCTTTGTCAATGGCACGATATAAATAATACCATTTTCCTTTGACTTTAATATAGGTTTCATCCAAACGCCAAGATAACTGTACCGTTTTGTATTTCTTTTTCAAAATCTGATACATCAGATTGCCATATTCATGTACCCAGCGCATAATCGTTGTGGGATGAACTGAAATACCACGTTCCTTCAGAATTTCAGACACATCACGATAGCTTAGAGAAAAACGACAATAGTAGCCAACGGCTACTAAAATGATATCTTTCTTAAACTGTTTTCCTTTAAAATATCTCATCTTGTCGTGCTCCTACTCATTTTTTCTAAAATGTAACGGGGTTTAGAGAACTTTGCAACAGAACCAGTGAACCTATTTCTTTATTTCCTTATGCAATATTGCATGAAAAACCGTATGAAAAATCTATTATAAT of Bacillus sp. DX3.1 contains these proteins:
- a CDS encoding IS6 family transposase translates to MRYFKGKQFKKDIILVAVGYYCRFSLSYRDVSEILKERGISVHPTTIMRWVHEYGNLMYQILKKKYKTVQLSWRLDETYIKVKGKWYYLYRAIDKEGQTLDIQLRKKRDTQAAYSFMKRLVRTYGEPTVLTTDKAPSLICAFKKLKRIDFYKNTFRRTTKYLNNLIEQDHRHVKRRFAHSLGFQGLRHATRTIKGIETLHAIYKQRRSLQSDSVFSAYNELQNLLVSDSF